A portion of the Blattabacterium clevelandi genome contains these proteins:
- a CDS encoding fumarate reductase/succinate dehydrogenase flavoprotein subunit codes for MIIKNYLKLDSKIPIGPLNHKWINHKSSLKLVSPSNRSNIEIIVVGTGLSGGSVAATLAELGYQVKVFCYQDSPRRAHSVAAQGGINAAKNYKGDNDSVYQLFYDTIKGGDYRSREANVYRLAEISSNIIDQCVAQGVPFARDYAGYLENRSFGGTKVSRTFYAKGQTGQQLLLACYSAMSRQIGKGRIKMYNRYEMLELVVIDGIARGIISRNLVSGEIERYAAHAVIIASGGYGNVFFLSTNAMGSNSSAIWKVHKKGGFFANPCFTQIHPTCIPAHANYQSKLTLMSESLRNDGRIWVPKNIEDAISIRNGEKYPENILEEKRDYYLERRYPSFGNLVPRDVASRAAKERCDKGFGIENNENKEGVFLDFSSSIERYGIEKANELGIKNPSLMEIKRFGEEVIESKYGNLFHMYEKITDKNPYKNPMKIYPAVHYTMGGLWVDYNLMSSIPGCYVIGEANFSDHGANRLGASALMQGLADGYFILPYTIADYLSTYIHNKKELSTNHVEFDKSEKKVKKRILQLISNNGDLSVDFFHRKLGNIMWKYVGMSRDNNGLSKAIKKIQELRDEFWKNIFVPGNIEDGFNSELEKAGRVADFLELGELIAMDALYRKESCGSHFRIENQTKEGESLRDDIHYKHVSIWKYQENKSISEEMMYKENLTFSFVKLQSRSYK; via the coding sequence ATGATCATTAAAAATTATTTGAAATTAGATTCAAAAATTCCGATTGGTCCATTAAATCATAAATGGATTAATCATAAATCTTCTTTAAAATTAGTTTCACCTAGTAATCGATCTAATATAGAGATTATTGTTGTTGGAACGGGTCTTTCTGGTGGGTCTGTAGCGGCTACTTTAGCTGAATTAGGATATCAAGTAAAAGTTTTTTGTTATCAAGATTCTCCTAGAAGAGCGCACTCTGTTGCAGCTCAAGGTGGTATTAATGCTGCTAAAAATTATAAAGGAGACAATGATTCTGTCTATCAACTTTTTTATGATACTATTAAAGGAGGAGATTATAGATCTCGTGAAGCAAATGTTTATCGTTTAGCGGAAATATCTTCTAATATCATTGATCAATGTGTAGCTCAAGGAGTTCCATTTGCTCGAGATTATGCTGGGTATCTTGAAAATAGATCTTTTGGGGGGACAAAAGTTTCTAGAACTTTTTATGCTAAAGGACAAACAGGACAACAACTTTTACTAGCTTGTTATTCAGCTATGTCTAGACAAATAGGAAAAGGTAGAATAAAAATGTATAACCGTTATGAAATGTTGGAATTAGTAGTAATTGATGGTATAGCTAGAGGTATTATTTCTAGAAATTTGGTATCTGGAGAAATTGAACGTTACGCAGCTCATGCAGTGATCATTGCATCAGGAGGATATGGAAATGTATTTTTTTTATCCACTAATGCAATGGGATCTAATTCCAGTGCAATATGGAAAGTTCATAAAAAAGGTGGTTTTTTTGCAAATCCTTGTTTTACTCAAATCCATCCAACTTGTATTCCTGCACATGCAAATTATCAATCTAAATTAACATTAATGTCCGAATCATTGAGAAATGATGGACGTATATGGGTACCTAAAAATATAGAAGATGCTATATCTATACGAAATGGGGAAAAATATCCTGAAAATATTTTAGAAGAAAAAAGGGATTATTATCTAGAAAGACGTTATCCATCATTTGGGAATCTTGTTCCAAGAGATGTAGCATCTCGTGCTGCTAAAGAACGTTGTGATAAAGGATTTGGAATAGAAAATAATGAAAATAAAGAAGGTGTTTTTTTGGATTTTTCTTCTTCTATAGAACGATATGGAATAGAAAAAGCAAATGAACTTGGAATAAAAAATCCTAGTTTAATGGAAATTAAAAGATTTGGAGAAGAAGTCATAGAATCTAAATATGGAAATTTATTTCATATGTATGAAAAAATAACAGATAAAAATCCTTATAAAAATCCCATGAAAATTTATCCAGCTGTTCATTATACAATGGGGGGGTTATGGGTAGATTATAATTTAATGTCTTCTATACCTGGATGTTATGTTATAGGAGAGGCAAATTTTTCTGATCATGGAGCTAATCGCCTTGGAGCATCTGCTTTAATGCAAGGTTTAGCTGATGGTTATTTTATTTTACCATATACTATAGCTGACTATTTATCTACATATATACATAATAAAAAAGAGTTATCTACAAATCATGTAGAATTTGATAAATCAGAAAAAAAGGTCAAAAAAAGAATTTTACAATTAATTTCTAATAATGGAGATTTATCTGTTGATTTTTTTCATAGAAAACTAGGAAATATTATGTGGAAATATGTTGGAATGAGTAGAGATAATAATGGTTTATCTAAAGCTATAAAAAAAATACAAGAACTTCGTGATGAATTTTGGAAAAATATTTTTGTTCCTGGAAATATTGAAGATGGATTTAATTCAGAATTAGAAAAAGCGGGTCGTGTGGCAGATTTTTTAGAATTAGGAGAATTAATAGCAATGGATGCTCTCTATAGAAAAGAGTCTTGTGGGAGTCATTTTCGTATAGAAAATCAAACAAAAGAAGGAGAATCTCTTCGTGATGATATTCATTATAAACATGTTTCTATATGGAAATATCAAGAAAATAAATCAATTTCCGAAGAAATGATGTATAAAGAAAACTTAACTTTTAGTTTTGTTAAATTGCAATCACGTTCTTATAAATAA
- a CDS encoding succinate dehydrogenase/fumarate reductase iron-sulfur subunit: MKELLNFILKIWRQKNNEEKGKFETYRIDDISPDSSFLEMLDLLNNQILYNRTGGEPISFDHDCREGICGMCSLYINGRAHGPESLITTCQLHMRHFHNGETIYIEPWRAKSFPIIKDLVVDRSSFDRIIISGGYISVNTFGKTIDGNMIPIPKEYADQAFDAGTCIGCGACVAACKNRSAMLFVSAKVSQFSLLPQGKIERKKRVLNMVKKMDEEGFGNCTNTKACEIDCPKGISTEYISFMNKEYIQSFI, from the coding sequence ATGAAAGAATTATTAAATTTTATATTAAAAATATGGAGACAAAAAAATAATGAAGAAAAGGGAAAATTTGAAACTTATAGAATTGATGATATTTCTCCTGATAGTTCATTTTTAGAGATGTTAGATCTATTAAATAATCAAATTTTATATAATAGAACGGGTGGTGAACCTATTTCCTTTGATCATGATTGTCGTGAAGGTATTTGTGGAATGTGTTCTTTGTATATCAATGGACGTGCACATGGTCCAGAAAGTTTGATTACAACTTGTCAACTTCATATGCGTCATTTTCATAATGGAGAAACTATATATATTGAGCCTTGGAGGGCAAAATCATTTCCTATAATTAAGGATCTCGTTGTCGATAGATCTTCTTTTGATAGAATCATTATATCAGGAGGTTACATTTCTGTAAATACGTTTGGAAAAACTATAGATGGAAATATGATTCCTATTCCAAAAGAATATGCAGATCAAGCTTTTGATGCAGGAACATGTATTGGTTGTGGAGCCTGTGTTGCAGCATGTAAAAATAGATCTGCAATGCTTTTTGTTTCAGCAAAAGTTTCTCAATTTTCTTTATTACCTCAAGGAAAAATAGAAAGAAAAAAACGTGTATTAAATATGGTTAAGAAAATGGATGAAGAAGGATTTGGAAATTGTACTAATACTAAGGCATGTGAAATTGATTGTCCAAAAGGGATTTCTACAGAATATATTTCTTTTATGAATAAGGAATATATTCAATCTTTTATTTGA
- a CDS encoding acetyl-CoA carboxylase carboxyltransferase subunit alpha yields MEYLDFEKPIQEIKDQYINCILIEEKSGVDMKGVCNQLQSKLEKTIKKLYSQLTPWQRVQLSRHPNRPYTLDYIFSITKNESFIELHGDRYFGDDKAMIGGFGKIEDITFMFIGTQKGKNTKDRQYRRFGMPNPEGYRKALRLMKLAEKFRKPIVIFIDTPGAFPGIEAEQRGQGEAIGRNIYEMMCMKVPIIILIIGEGASGGALGIGIGDKVSMMENSWYSVISPESCSTILWGDWKEKEKSAEALKLTAEDMQKLNFIDDVIKEPLGGAHFNPEQAYKIVKKKIIKYYKELSSIDIEKLISDRKNKYIAIGCFND; encoded by the coding sequence ATGGAATATTTAGATTTTGAAAAACCTATACAAGAAATTAAGGATCAATATATTAATTGTATTCTTATAGAAGAAAAAAGTGGTGTTGATATGAAGGGAGTCTGTAATCAATTACAATCTAAATTAGAAAAAACTATTAAGAAATTATACAGTCAATTAACTCCTTGGCAGAGAGTACAATTATCTAGACATCCGAATAGACCTTATACATTGGATTATATATTTTCTATTACAAAGAATGAGTCTTTTATTGAATTACATGGAGATCGTTATTTTGGAGATGATAAAGCTATGATAGGTGGATTTGGGAAGATAGAAGATATAACTTTTATGTTTATAGGAACTCAAAAAGGAAAAAATACTAAAGATAGACAATATAGGAGGTTTGGAATGCCTAATCCAGAAGGATATAGAAAAGCTTTACGTCTTATGAAATTAGCAGAAAAATTTCGTAAACCTATTGTTATTTTTATAGATACGCCAGGAGCTTTTCCTGGAATAGAAGCAGAACAAAGAGGTCAAGGTGAAGCTATTGGAAGAAATATTTATGAAATGATGTGTATGAAAGTTCCTATAATTATTTTAATTATAGGAGAAGGAGCGAGTGGTGGTGCTTTAGGAATTGGAATAGGAGATAAAGTATCTATGATGGAAAATTCTTGGTATTCCGTAATTTCTCCTGAAAGTTGTTCTACAATACTTTGGGGGGATTGGAAAGAAAAAGAAAAATCAGCAGAGGCATTAAAATTAACGGCAGAGGATATGCAAAAATTAAATTTTATAGATGATGTTATTAAAGAACCTTTAGGAGGTGCACATTTTAATCCAGAACAGGCCTATAAAATAGTTAAAAAAAAAATAATAAAATACTATAAAGAATTATCTTCTATTGATATAGAAAAACTCATTAGTGATAGGAAAAATAAGTATATTGCTATAGGTTGTTTTAATGATTAA
- the dnaB gene encoding replicative DNA helicase yields MKKMNSLIQEEDKKFRSDFIKNGKIPPQALDLEEAIIGSIMIDKKGLDEIIDILFPEVFYKKEHQEIFRSIQKLYHNSKPIDIYTVSNQLKEDRNLELIGNESYLIELTQKVISSAHIEYHSRIVQQKFLLRRLIRISSDIIENCYDDSTDVFELLDKAESKLFEINQKYLREKTYENTQILIMKALDKIKKVESNKEGLSGISSGFYKMDQITSGWQNSDLIIVASRPGMGKTSFMLSMVRNIVIKQGIPVVIFSLEMSSIQLITRLISSETGISSEKLKKACLSNLDWKSILQKTDKLKESPLFIDDTPSLSVFSLRAKCRRLISQHGIKLVMIDYMQLMGISDSGSKLRNREQEISIISRNLKSIAKELDIPIIALSQLSRAVETRGGSKRPLLSDLRESGAIEQDADIVLFIYRPEYYGFNTWDSDEKDSCIGQAEIIIAKHRNGGLNKFRLKFISDQVKFIDFEEKGISSSLVWEEDYKKLDKESFFIETMNENNNFFSEEYSQDEDYLNYHKNYLKDEDNFSF; encoded by the coding sequence ATGAAAAAAATGAATTCTCTAATACAAGAGGAAGATAAAAAGTTTCGTTCTGATTTCATTAAAAATGGAAAAATACCTCCTCAAGCTTTGGATTTAGAAGAGGCCATAATAGGTTCTATTATGATCGATAAAAAAGGTTTAGATGAAATTATTGATATTCTATTTCCTGAAGTTTTTTATAAAAAAGAACATCAAGAAATATTTCGTTCTATACAAAAGTTATACCATAATTCTAAACCAATAGATATTTATACAGTTTCTAATCAACTTAAAGAAGATAGAAATCTTGAATTAATTGGAAACGAATCTTATCTTATAGAATTAACACAAAAAGTTATTTCTTCTGCACATATAGAATATCATAGTCGTATTGTACAACAAAAATTTCTTTTAAGAAGATTAATCCGAATTTCTTCAGATATCATAGAAAATTGTTATGATGATAGTACAGATGTTTTTGAACTTTTGGATAAAGCAGAATCAAAATTATTTGAAATAAATCAAAAATATTTAAGAGAAAAAACATATGAGAATACTCAAATTCTTATAATGAAGGCTCTTGATAAAATCAAGAAAGTTGAAAGTAATAAAGAAGGATTAAGTGGAATTTCTTCTGGTTTTTATAAAATGGATCAAATTACTTCTGGATGGCAAAATTCAGATTTAATTATAGTTGCTTCTAGACCTGGAATGGGAAAAACTTCTTTTATGTTATCTATGGTTAGAAATATTGTTATAAAACAAGGAATTCCTGTTGTTATTTTTTCATTAGAAATGTCTTCTATTCAATTAATTACAAGATTAATTTCATCAGAAACTGGTATTTCTTCAGAAAAACTTAAAAAAGCTTGTCTCTCTAATTTAGATTGGAAATCTATTTTACAAAAAACTGATAAATTAAAAGAATCTCCTCTTTTTATAGATGATACTCCTTCTTTATCCGTATTCAGTTTGAGAGCTAAATGTCGTCGTTTAATATCACAGCATGGAATCAAATTAGTAATGATAGATTATATGCAATTGATGGGTATTAGTGATTCTGGTTCTAAATTAAGAAATAGAGAACAAGAAATATCTATAATTTCTCGGAATTTAAAATCTATAGCTAAGGAATTAGATATTCCTATTATTGCTTTATCACAATTATCTAGGGCAGTAGAAACAAGAGGTGGAAGTAAACGTCCCTTATTATCTGATTTACGTGAATCAGGAGCTATTGAACAAGATGCAGATATTGTTTTGTTTATTTATAGACCTGAATATTATGGATTTAATACTTGGGACTCAGATGAAAAGGATTCTTGTATTGGTCAAGCAGAAATAATCATTGCTAAACATAGAAATGGAGGATTGAATAAGTTTCGTTTGAAGTTTATAAGTGATCAAGTAAAATTTATAGATTTTGAAGAAAAGGGGATATCTTCTTCTTTAGTTTGGGAAGAAGATTATAAAAAACTTGATAAAGAAAGTTTTTTTATTGAAACTATGAATGAAAATAATAATTTTTTTTCAGAAGAATATTCTCAAGATGAGGATTATTTGAATTATCATAAAAATTATTTAAAAGATGAAGATAATTTTTCTTTTTAA
- a CDS encoding ABC transporter permease, translating into MNFEWFFSKKTIWKDCRKSKILRTIVLVTQNTICFGIIVSIITFSIGFGFKEVIKKKLLNIQGQITITNLNTKNSIIRNKSLKKDLFLFKFIRRINYFSEKDVIICDNKYQNVEKFIFKGISKDYNPIFFQNFLVIGSLRKVKKKLFYDYGILLSKKVSISLGLNIGSSMIVNFFFSKNGNPFFISKKFYVCGLYDTSIPEFDDVYIIGNIKHIQYFKNSSNVNNNRNEDFLEGVEIFVSDISFDKIISIKKKINQKYSDNFLVKTIYDQSYEKIIEWIKIFDINIFVINMIVIITVFFNVIVFFLILIIERMKTIGILKTLGARNQVIHKIFLYYIIQILVPPLIIGNSIGITFLFLQNKFRFLSLNKIQYYVDFVPVYLNINHILLINLSIFLICFSTVFFSSWFIIHKIPPINSIEFE; encoded by the coding sequence TTGAATTTTGAATGGTTTTTTTCCAAAAAAACAATTTGGAAAGATTGTAGAAAAAGTAAAATATTACGTACCATAGTTTTGGTTACACAAAATACAATATGTTTTGGTATAATTGTATCCATTATCACTTTTTCTATAGGATTTGGATTTAAAGAAGTTATAAAAAAAAAATTATTAAATATTCAAGGGCAAATTACTATTACGAATTTAAATACAAAGAATTCTATTATTAGAAATAAATCTTTAAAAAAAGATTTATTTCTTTTTAAATTTATTCGTCGTATTAATTATTTTTCTGAAAAAGATGTCATTATTTGTGATAATAAATATCAAAATGTTGAAAAATTTATATTCAAAGGGATATCTAAAGATTATAATCCTATTTTTTTTCAAAATTTTTTGGTTATAGGTTCTTTGAGAAAAGTAAAAAAAAAATTATTTTATGATTATGGAATTCTTTTATCAAAAAAAGTATCTATTTCTTTAGGATTAAATATTGGATCATCTATGATAGTAAACTTTTTTTTTTCAAAAAATGGAAATCCTTTTTTTATTTCTAAAAAATTTTATGTTTGCGGTTTATATGATACGAGTATTCCAGAATTTGATGATGTTTATATCATTGGAAATATCAAACATATACAGTATTTTAAGAATAGTAGTAATGTAAATAATAATCGAAATGAAGATTTTTTAGAAGGAGTTGAAATTTTTGTATCTGATATAAGTTTTGATAAAATAATATCTATTAAAAAAAAAATTAATCAAAAATATTCTGATAATTTTTTAGTAAAAACTATTTATGATCAATCTTATGAAAAAATTATAGAATGGATAAAAATTTTTGATATTAATATTTTTGTTATTAATATGATCGTCATTATAACTGTTTTTTTCAATGTGATTGTATTTTTTTTAATTCTTATTATAGAAAGAATGAAAACTATAGGAATTTTAAAGACTTTAGGAGCTAGAAATCAAGTTATACATAAAATATTTTTATATTACATTATACAAATTTTAGTCCCACCATTAATAATAGGGAATAGTATAGGAATTACTTTTTTATTTTTGCAAAATAAATTTCGGTTTTTATCGTTAAATAAAATACAATATTATGTTGATTTCGTCCCTGTTTATTTGAATATAAATCATATTTTACTTATTAATTTATCCATTTTTTTGATATGTTTTTCTACCGTATTTTTTTCTTCTTGGTTTATTATTCATAAAATCCCTCCTATTAATTCTATAGAATTTGAGTAA
- the glmM gene encoding phosphoglucosamine mutase: MILVKSSSGIRGTLGGKVGKGFSPIEIIKFSAGYVAWMKKKYKNKNKYLIVLGRDGRTTSSIFQQFLVITFQSLGVNVIDIGLSTTPTVGIAVINEKADGGVMLTASHNPKNWNGLKMFNSQGEFLSEKDLEKLFYIVEKEYFRFASFDQLGYYFYRKNYIHKHIEIILSLPLVDKEIIKKSRFKIVVDGINSTGGIAVPILLEKYFGVQVIKMHCIPHGDFIHNPEPIEKNLKSVCKKVSEVKADLGISVDPDVDRVVFICENGDFFGEEYTLVSISDYILDNKIGSVVSTFSSSQALKDLSINKGVTYYATSVGEIHVVKKMKEVKAVIGGEGNGGIIYPDLRYGRDALVGIALFLTYIAKLSKIPLTKLKKRYSNYFMSKKKIRLSPNQKIVKILENIKKIYQGEKMDLKDGIKIHFLNHEWIHIRKSNTENIIRIHIESPSKKRMNFLEKKILYEVKKNYD, encoded by the coding sequence TTGATACTCGTAAAATCTTCATCTGGAATAAGAGGAACATTGGGAGGAAAAGTAGGGAAAGGCTTTTCTCCTATAGAAATTATTAAATTTTCTGCAGGATATGTTGCTTGGATGAAAAAAAAATATAAGAATAAAAATAAGTACCTAATAGTATTAGGTAGGGATGGTCGGACTACTTCTTCTATATTTCAACAATTTTTAGTGATTACTTTTCAAAGTCTTGGGGTAAATGTGATTGATATTGGATTATCTACAACTCCTACTGTTGGTATCGCTGTTATCAATGAAAAAGCAGATGGAGGAGTTATGTTAACTGCAAGTCATAATCCCAAAAATTGGAATGGATTAAAAATGTTTAATTCTCAAGGAGAATTTTTATCTGAAAAAGATCTTGAAAAATTATTCTATATAGTAGAAAAAGAATATTTTAGATTTGCATCTTTTGATCAATTAGGTTATTATTTCTATAGAAAAAATTATATCCATAAACATATAGAAATCATTCTTTCTTTACCATTGGTAGATAAAGAGATAATTAAAAAATCTAGATTTAAAATAGTAGTAGATGGAATTAATTCTACAGGAGGGATAGCTGTTCCTATTTTATTAGAAAAATATTTTGGAGTTCAAGTCATTAAAATGCATTGTATTCCTCATGGAGATTTCATTCATAATCCTGAACCTATTGAAAAAAATTTAAAATCAGTTTGTAAAAAAGTTTCAGAAGTAAAAGCAGATTTAGGAATATCTGTCGATCCCGATGTAGATAGAGTTGTATTTATTTGTGAAAATGGAGATTTTTTTGGAGAGGAATATACTTTAGTATCTATTTCGGATTACATATTAGATAATAAAATCGGATCTGTAGTTTCTACTTTTTCCTCTTCACAGGCATTAAAAGATTTATCTATAAATAAAGGAGTTACTTATTATGCTACTTCTGTTGGAGAAATACATGTTGTTAAAAAAATGAAAGAAGTGAAAGCCGTTATTGGAGGAGAAGGGAATGGAGGAATTATTTATCCAGATTTACGTTATGGAAGAGATGCATTAGTAGGTATTGCTTTATTTTTAACTTATATAGCAAAACTTTCTAAAATCCCGTTAACAAAATTAAAAAAAAGGTATTCTAATTATTTTATGTCAAAAAAAAAAATTCGATTATCTCCTAATCAAAAAATTGTAAAAATATTAGAAAATATAAAAAAAATATATCAAGGAGAAAAAATGGATTTAAAAGATGGAATTAAAATTCATTTTTTAAATCACGAATGGATTCATATAAGGAAATCTAATACTGAAAATATTATTCGAATACATATAGAAAGTCCTTCAAAAAAAAGAATGAATTTTTTAGAAAAAAAAATTCTATATGAAGTCAAAAAAAATTATGATTAA
- the rplS gene encoding 50S ribosomal protein L19: MSNNFIENIEDQWIKKNDLPLFNSGDTISVFFEIKEGEKKRIQSFKGVVIKKQGKGLTKTFTVRKMSGEIGIERIFIFNQPSIKKIEINKKGKVRRSKIYYFRFLRGKKARV; the protein is encoded by the coding sequence ATGTCAAATAATTTTATAGAAAATATAGAAGATCAATGGATCAAAAAAAATGATTTACCTTTATTTAATTCTGGAGATACTATCAGTGTTTTTTTTGAAATTAAAGAAGGAGAAAAAAAAAGAATTCAATCCTTTAAAGGAGTTGTTATTAAAAAACAAGGAAAAGGATTGACGAAAACCTTTACTGTTCGTAAAATGAGTGGAGAAATAGGAATTGAACGTATATTTATTTTTAATCAACCAAGTATCAAAAAAATAGAAATTAATAAAAAAGGAAAAGTACGTAGATCCAAAATCTATTATTTTAGATTTTTGAGAGGTAAAAAAGCTAGAGTTTAG
- the guaB gene encoding IMP dehydrogenase, whose protein sequence is MPLNKKILKEALTFDDVLLVPSYSSILPSQVSLQTTLTLDITLNIPILSAAMDTVTESSLAISIAREGGIGIIHKNMNIKNQSEEVYRVKRSESGMIDDPITLSRNSTLRDAQNLMNQYHISGLPVIEKDFTLVGIITSRDIKYRIDLDSLVEDVMTKENLITSKKNINLEEAKNILLKERIEKLPIIDDFKKLVGLITIRDIDNLIEYPNACKDSKGRLRVGAAVGIDKNTLERVESLVKFDVDLISIDSAHGHSISVLKTIKSIRTYFPNIPLIAGNVVTMKAAKDLIDAGSTILKVGIGSGSICTTRVVAGVGMPQITAINDVYEYAKTRNINVISDGGIRYSGDVVKAIAAGASSVMIGSLFAGTDEAPGEEIIFQGRKFKTYVGMGSLVAMKKGSRDRYFQFEEKYVPEGIEAKVPYKGKMKDVIFQICGGLRSGMGYCGVSTIKELMKMGKFVRITNSGLKENHPHSVSITKESPNYWKYSGVYNNTRDGI, encoded by the coding sequence ATGCCTTTAAATAAAAAAATCTTAAAGGAAGCTTTGACTTTTGATGATGTATTATTAGTTCCATCATATTCTTCAATTCTTCCATCCCAAGTATCTCTTCAGACTACTTTAACCTTGGATATTACACTCAATATTCCTATATTAAGTGCTGCTATGGATACAGTTACAGAATCTTCTTTGGCTATATCGATAGCTCGAGAAGGTGGAATAGGAATTATTCATAAAAATATGAATATAAAAAATCAATCAGAGGAGGTTTATAGAGTAAAAAGAAGTGAAAGTGGAATGATAGATGATCCAATTACTCTTTCTAGAAATTCAACACTTCGTGATGCACAAAATCTCATGAATCAATATCATATTTCTGGATTACCAGTGATTGAAAAAGATTTTACTTTAGTTGGTATTATAACTAGTAGAGATATCAAATATCGTATAGATTTAGATTCTTTAGTAGAAGATGTAATGACAAAAGAAAATTTGATTACTTCCAAAAAAAATATAAATCTAGAAGAAGCAAAGAATATTCTTTTAAAAGAAAGAATAGAAAAACTTCCTATTATAGATGATTTTAAAAAATTAGTCGGATTAATTACAATTAGAGATATAGATAATTTAATAGAATATCCAAATGCATGTAAAGACTCTAAAGGACGTTTACGTGTAGGGGCGGCTGTTGGAATAGATAAAAATACTTTAGAAAGAGTGGAATCCTTAGTAAAGTTTGATGTAGATCTTATATCTATAGATTCTGCTCATGGTCATTCTATTAGTGTATTGAAAACGATAAAATCTATTCGAACCTATTTTCCAAATATTCCATTAATAGCTGGAAATGTAGTTACTATGAAAGCAGCAAAAGATTTGATAGATGCTGGATCTACTATTTTAAAAGTAGGAATAGGATCCGGTTCTATTTGTACTACAAGGGTAGTAGCTGGTGTAGGTATGCCTCAAATTACTGCTATAAATGATGTCTATGAATATGCTAAAACAAGAAATATAAATGTTATATCTGATGGTGGGATCAGATATTCAGGAGATGTAGTAAAAGCGATTGCAGCTGGAGCAAGTTCTGTAATGATTGGTAGTTTATTTGCAGGTACAGATGAAGCTCCCGGAGAGGAAATTATTTTTCAAGGTAGAAAGTTTAAAACATATGTAGGTATGGGATCTTTAGTAGCTATGAAAAAAGGGAGTAGAGATCGTTATTTTCAGTTTGAAGAAAAGTATGTTCCAGAAGGAATAGAAGCAAAAGTTCCCTATAAAGGAAAAATGAAAGATGTTATTTTTCAAATATGTGGAGGATTACGTTCTGGAATGGGTTATTGTGGAGTATCGACAATTAAAGAATTAATGAAAATGGGTAAATTTGTAAGAATAACCAATTCTGGATTAAAAGAAAATCATCCACATAGCGTAAGTATAACGAAAGAATCCCCTAATTATTGGAAATATAGTGGAGTTTATAATAATACCCGGGACGGGATTTGA